One window of the Lytechinus variegatus isolate NC3 chromosome 3, Lvar_3.0, whole genome shotgun sequence genome contains the following:
- the LOC121410383 gene encoding transmembrane and ubiquitin-like domain-containing protein 1 codes for MSLIEGIGDEVTILVTVIVAVTTVVAAWFSTSVTEQQPYWQDEPAVSGSSVDPEPLSQQSTTYSDDGLGEVREATEDVSSGISSEGLQVSSEDSIRNVQLSETELHVSSEDQAAFEERVIASSSACTESLFKNEESRYEEGPKQNTQSQNSSFECIEATDNLSESSTLKISLDSPGLDSVDGVSTPEKSSSDFAEERVEDVQIHLEEQSVRRRQIPSTCTAAENSDIQTAQNQTDQLQLICGTETHEDNHPENTSLDNVRRTNQPQLMRDQASSGVITIKLRFLDETERLVSTNIEDTLGNFKRDTFSSELQSGQTVRLISNGQLLSEESRTLASYGITNQQVIHCQISQTSSHTHQEHQNVDTGDGDFDLGRYMVPLFACILAFMWYLRFQYRYMFNATSTLSLTAVTAVFILALLAVWRA; via the exons ATGTCTCTGATTGAGGGGATCGGGGATGAGGTAACTATCTTGGTGACTGTCATTGTTGCAGTAACAACTGTGGTAGCTGCCTGGTTTTCAACATCTGTAACTGAACAGCAGCCTTATTGGCAAGATGAGCCTGCTGTTTCAGGATCTTCAGTAGATCCTGAACCATTGTCTCAGCAGTCAACAACATATTCAGATGATGGCCTTGGAGAGGTGAGAGAAGCTACTGAAGATGTTTCTTCAGGAATCTCCAGCGAGGGATTGCAAGTTTCTTCAGAGGATAGTATTAGGAATGTTCAGTTGTCAGAGACTGAGTTGCATGTAAGTTCTGAAGACCAAGCTGCATTTGAAGAGAGAGTAATTGCAAGTTCCAGTGCTTGTACAGAaagtctttttaaaaatgaggaGAGTCGGTATGAAGAAGGACCAAAGCAGAATACCCAAAgtcaaaattcaagttttgaaTGCATTGAAGCAACAGATAATTTGAGTGAAAGCAGTACTTTAAAGATCAGTTTAGACTCCCCTGGCTTAGATAGTGTAGATGGAGTAAGTACTCCTGAGAAATCTTCATCTGATTTTGCAGAGGAGAGAGTGGAGGATGTACAAATTCATTTGGAAGAGCAGAGTGTCAGAAGAAGGCAAATCCCAAGTACATGTACTGCTGCTGAGAATTCAGATATCCAAACAGCTCAAAACCAAACAGATCAATTGCAATTAATCTGTGGAACAGAGACCCATGAAGACAACCACCCAGAGAACACTTCTCTTGATAATGTTAGGAGGACAAATCAACCTCAATTGATGAGAGATCAAGCATCAAGTGGTGTGATAACCATTAAGTTGAGGTTTCTAGATGAAACAGAAAGGCTTGTCTcaacaaatattgaagataCTCTTGGCAATTTTAAAAG AGATACCTTTTCATCTGAGCTTCAGTCAGGCCAGACAGTTCGTCTAATCTCTAATGGTCAGCTGTTATCAGAAGAAAGCCGAACATTAGCTTCATATGGTATCACCAACCAACAAGTTATCCATTGTCAGATATCCCAAACTTCTTCTCATACTCATCAAGAGCACCAGAATGTAGACACAGGAGATGGTGACTTTGATCTTGGCAGATATATGGTCCCCCTCTTTGCTTGTATTCTTGCCTTCATGTGGTACCTAAGGTTCCAATATAGATATATGTTTAATGCAACCTCTACACTTTCCCTTACAGCTGTAACAGCCGTTTTCATTTTGGCTTTATTGGCTGTCTGGCGGgcatga